The sequence below is a genomic window from Oreochromis aureus strain Israel breed Guangdong linkage group 12, ZZ_aureus, whole genome shotgun sequence.
CTAGCTGCTGACACTGAAGGATGATGTATGGTGATCATGATAAATGTCAAGTAAATCCAGGAGATTCGATGAGGTGACTCTGATTCACTGAACACAGTTGTTTTAATGCAGAAATTAAATGCTTTAACACAAAACTGATGAACGGCGGTGACTTACAGACCTACGAGTCTCTTAGGTCTGTTGGGGCTTTATTGCTAAGTAAGAAACTCCAAACAGCATCATTTTGGTAATATGAAAGAAAAATCATTCAAATTTGGGAATTTAAAAGTCAAAGTATGTGCTTGTGACACTGTAATGATGACGAAGATGTTAACAGTTAACGTATTTGAAGCGATAATGTGAGTCATATCAAAAGATAAAATGTGCACCTCATAACAACCTGTCTAAAAGAGACAGATTAGTCTGCTAAGGTCTGTGTATTTCCTTTaatatatttgtattatttctttattttatattagtGTTTAAgagttttttatttcaattattattatttatttgcttattgttgtgttttttaaatgaattatgtatttatttatttatttatttatttaatctaatttcGTTGTGATGGTGTGGTAGTGCCAGAATTACAGAGAAGTATCTTGTGTcttaaacaaacagaaatgtatTCAGTTTTTCTCGTCTATCCGACATGCTTGCAAACACTGCGCGCGctcgcgtgtgtgtgtgcgcgcgcgtgtgtttTAGTGTATACATACATGCAAAAGTTAATCCCTGGTCTTTCTCCGCTGTGTGCGAGTCCACCTGACCCGACTGAAAGTGGACACACCCCTTCTTACACCACTATGATTAGAAGTGAGCTGATCATTCATGCTGAAGTCTGCTGCACACTTAATGTGTCAGAGGATGCATGATGAGTTCAATCATAATCTGGGCTAAATAAAGTGTAAAGTATGAGCGGATCAGTGTTTTGTAATAAATAGGTTCtgttggtttttttcttttttttttccgtcTGTGCGCCTGCCTATTATTAGCTACGGAGGCCATCCAGTAAGTGGAGGTGGCTCTATGACGGTCAGGGCTGCAACTCTGCATCGCACCGTTAGACTTCACCTCAGCGTCCGCGTTTCTGCCAGTGCCATCGGGCTCGTCGCACTCGTCGCAACTTTGCTGTAACATCGGCTATTTCCAAGCCTCGTTCACCTCGCCTTGAAGATGAAGTTAAATACGAGCTGCCGTCAGGAGCAAGACGCATCCGATGGAGCCCTGCTTTTTATCTCGTTCATCGACCAACCCGATGCAGCACTTCCTTATGTTGCGGTAAGGATGGTTGGCAACCTTTACGACCACAGCATCAGAGTGGCTTTAATTCGTTTATTTGGTGTGGGGGGGAGGCTGGTTTTTGCGATGAACTCGGAGCCGGATAAACAGGCTCAAGAGTCAGTGACGGGGCGTTACATAACGTGTAATGCAGCAGAGCCTCATGACTAGTGTCTCGGTGGTGGAGGGAGGCACTGTTCGGTCCTTCTGGTAGGGTATGCACGTTTTTATCATCCTTGTTATGGCAGATAACCGAGGCtccttaaaaaatgtgtttttaagatGATCGACTCAAGGCACTGTGTGTTATATAGTATATCTGACCACATTTAAAATATCATTAATTAATTCGTGAATTGCGCATTGTAGTCTGTAACAGGAAAGGGCATTTGAATGAGCAATTGTAGGGGCGGGGTATCTCTATAGTATCAGACAGGCCCAGCCTAAGGTCAGACTGCGAGTTGTTTTGAAAGGTGAGAGAAGCCTATAGTGATGCGGATTATGCAGTGAATGAAGAGCTGGATTTTTTATGAATGGCTACAGAGTGACCATGAGGCAAAGAAATCCTAGTAACCCATGATAGTAATATTTTGAGCACTGTGTGAACCAAAGTAAGCAAATGATGCTGCAAAAGCGTCTTTGATAGAAAGTCCTTTTAGTGTAAGAGCTATCGAAGTTATGCTTTAGAAAGGGagctgcttttttattttttcttgataGTGGGCACTTGACTTCCAGGTAGGGGTAGCTGGCTTCATTCATAAGAAGGCAGCACTATCTGAGAATATAAATATGAATGGAGGCTATATTCCCAGTCTGCTTACACTTTCAAGAGGGGGGGGTGGGCTCAGATGGAGGTTTGTTGTTTAATCGTGTAAGCTCTGGATGTGTAAATTAAACATGGTGTGACTTGGGTTTCAGATGGTTTAAAATCAGGTTACGAAACTACACAGTGGTGTTGTCTCTATACGCCAAATCAAAAAAATAGCATAAATCACAGAGGCTTGTCTGATATAGGGTGTAACACACTGACACCAACCACAGTTCCCTTGGAAACCGGAACAGTGACCTAAATCGTCAGCAACCATTTTCAAGACACAGCAATAGTCTGTTTACCTATTCCTACTGTTTCATTTAAGGCGCATGCGTGCATGCCGCATGCATGAAGGCTTTGATGACTTAAGTTATAAGCTGAGGTATAAGGTTGGGGTGCTATGCTTGAGATGTAATGACatagggaaaaaagaaagggaatTTTAGGTTTGCTCATGGCTGGAGGAATTGCAGGGATGTGTCATACATGTAGCATTGCAGCAGCCTTTATTAACAGGGGAGCAGTAGCATTTAAACTTATTTAACTCATTTCAAACTAAGAGTCTCTACCTTTTAATTAAGGTTGAATAAAACCAGCCTATTATTTTGAagctcttttttgttgttgtttgctcAGTGCTTTCATTCTTTTCTACATCAGGAACAATAAAAGGGAACTTGTGAATAGACACAAGGAAGTCACGAGGCCATCCCCTGATAGCTCTGCAGGCAGAATTAGCAGTGCAGATGAAGCCTTGTCAGTGTCTGTCCCTGCAGCGTTCATAGCGGGGTAGTATAGGACTGAAAGTGCTAATACACGACTTTCTGCACACCTTTATATTCTGACAGGCCCCAGCTGACGGATTCTGATATGGACTATGAGAGACCAAACGTTGAAACTATCAAGTGTGTGGTGGTAGGAGACAATGCAGTTGGGAAGACCCGCCTCATCTGCGCCCGGGCTTGCAATGCCACCCTGACTCAGTACCAGTTACTCGCCACACATGTACCCACGGTCTGGGCAATTGACCAATACAGAGTATGCCAGGAGGTGAGTAAGAAAGCtcaaatagttgtttttttttccctcgaTATAGAGAGGCTGGTGGTTGTGcgtatacaaatatttttttggcACCTATCAGGTTTTAGAGCGCTCAAGAGATGTTGTGGATGATGTCAGCGTGTCACTCCGGCTTTGGGATACTTTTGGAGACCATCATAAGGACCGGCGTTTTGCATATGGCAGGTGGGAAAATGGGAAATTCAGTGGTCTTTTTACCATCAGTTGCTTTCATCTTACCAGAAATAAGCAAGTTTGCCCTCTGGCTTCCCTTCAGGTCTGATGTTGTGGTCTTGTGCTTCTCAATCGCCAATCCCAACTCTCTGTACCATGTGAAGACTATGTGGTACCCTGAGATCAAACACTTCTGTCCCCGTGCTCCTGTCATCTTGGTAGGCTGTCAGCTGGACCTGCGCTATGCTGACCTGGAGGCAGTGAACAGGGCACGGAGGCCTTTAGCTAGGTACTCAGTTTTGCATTTATCTCTCTGTATGCAAGAACCTTCAAGTTTCATGCCCGAAAGGTTGATTTACTTCCGATTAACTTCTGATATGTTTCCTAATTTTTCAGACCAATAAAATCCAGTGAGATTCTTCCTCCAGAAAGAGGCCGGGAGGTGGCCAAAGAGCTGGGAGTACCATATTATGAAACCAGTGTTGTTGCTCAGTTTGGAGTCAAGGACGTCTTTGATAACGCCATCCGAGCTGCGCTCATTTCACGCCGCCACCTGCAGTTTTGGAAATCTCACCTCAGAAATGTCCAGCGACCTCTCCTTCAGGCACCCTTCTTGCCACCAAAACCTCCCCCACCTATAATCACTGTGCCACCTCCCCCTACCACCACAGAGGAGCATCCAGCCGGTCTTCTCGAGGACCCACACTGTGCTGATGTCATCCTGGTCCTGCAGGAGCGACAAAAGATTTTCGCACACAAGATATACCTGGCGACATCCTCTTCAAAGTTCTACGACCTCTTTATTATGGACATGCAAAATGAGGAGATCGAAAAGCCCCCTCGGGGTCCGATCTCTGGGCGAGAGCTGCTGATGCGTGCCGCAAGCTTTGATGTTTGTGAGAGCAGCGATGATGGCGACAGGGCCAACCTGAGGGCCTGCACTAGTGACGGGACCTTGAAAGACTCCGAGGTCGCCCGGCGGGGCAGACTGCTCTCCTCGTGGAGCCGAGCCTTTGTCAGCATTCAGGAAGAGCTTGTGGATGACCCCATAACGTACAGCCCCAGGCCTATGACTGTAGTCCACATGGACCAGTCCATGCAGCTCGGTCCTTTTCGAGCAGTACTTCGCTACTTGTACACTGGCCAGCTAGACGAGAATGAAAAAGAGCTAATGCACATTGCTCACATCGCTGAGCTGCTGGAGGTCTTTGACCTGCGGATGATGGTGGCAAACATACTCAACAATGAAGCCTTCATGAACCAAGAAATCACCAAAGCCTTCCATGTGCGGCGGACAAACAGAGTCAAAGAGTGCTTGGCCAAAGGCACTTTTTCTGGTGAGAGCAAATCATTacatgtgtttgtttgcctGCCCAGCTTGAAGTAGAGTGGATGCCGGTGTAAGTGAGGTTTTACTAGCTCTCACTTCTGCGTTGCAGATGTAGTTTTCAAGCTAGATGATGGGACGATCATGGCCCACAAGCCTTTACTCATCTCTAGTTGTGACTGGATGGCCGCTATGTTTGGCGGGCCTTTTGTTGAGAGCTGCACCAAAGAGGTGAGTCGAGGACAGGCTAAAATCAGCCCTGTATGAAACACGTATTCTACATAGTTCAGCATTTATAGTTATATACTTATTACCAGTCAAATCATTCGCAAATTTAATTAGTTTATAATTAAAGAAAGCACACTTGTGTAGCACATCTCAAATACACAAAGTGGCTCGTGTAGCACACCGATGGACTACGTGAAGTGTGTAAAAAGTATAATTAGAGGACTGCAAATATGCTGTAATACAATTACATTGGCTTTGTGATCCAAGCGTACTGCAGTTCTCTGAGGCCTGCTAATTGTGCCTGATTCTACTATGAATGTAAAAGTACTACAAATTCATAAAACACCTGATAGAAGAAAAACTTTTTAGATCGTTTGGAATTGAGATGGTGTCTTTTCAAATGATCCATACTGTATCAGATAGCTCTGCAAAGCTATATTTAGATTGATCACCTATGAAACTCACAATGTGTCTCTCCCTTGCTGCacaaaaagtaaatatttattttagtctgatcGTGTAAAATGTTGAACAGGAGATTCCTTCTcgctcttcctctctctgtgcaCACCTGCTGAATCCTTCAGGACCTGAATCATGTATGTTTTCTGCTCCTAAGGTGCTGTTCCCCAACACAACTCGCAGCTGTATGAGGGCTGTGCTAGAATATCTGTACACGGGCCGCTTTTGTTCTCGCTCAGATCTGGATGCAATGGAGCTCATTGTTCTTGCCAATCGACTTTGCCTCCCCCACCTGGTTGCACTTACAGGTATTACATTTGGTATCATTTTCCTGTAAAGTACAGGATTGTATGACATGCAGCCGCAGTGTGCCCTTCCAAGCCGTTGCCTACAGAGAGCAGCTTTTATGTTTCTTTCAGAACTCTACACAGTAACAGTGCTGACGGAGGCGGCGATGATGGGGGCTGACATCGATGGAGATGTGCTGGTGTACTTGGATATGGCCCAGGTAGTGTGACCTGCCAATCATTTCGAGCAGGGATTGTTCTTAACGCACTTATATAACACTGTGACaaaatagattttatttttattattaatgaggGCATTTCTCAGAGGGGACTTCACTTGAGGCTAAAATAGTTTGCACGGGCACAGGCAGTAGGTGGGGCAAAAGACACATTAAATTAAACTGCCCTTACCTAGCTGAAGGATTTTTGGTGCAGTGAGCAACTGGGAGACAGGAATCATGCTCAGCACTGTACATCGTCCTCTCATTAAGTTTCAAATGGGTATATTTTCCATTTACCCGGCATGCTCATTTTACAACAACCTGAatagttttacatttatttggtACAATTCaccactgaaacacaaacattaaaatgaaattgCATGCTGTTTTTTATTACTATACTGCTGCCTGCTTTACCAGACCAGAATATACCAAACAAATCGAACTGGCTAATGACTGTTagatttttttggtttgttttttgtgtgtttgtgttgtgaaaAGAAAAGGATAGATTTGTGGGAAAATATATTGGAGAAAGACTGTTGATATATATTAGAATCCTTAGAATTTGTCACTTTCTGCTGTACTTTGTTAGTTGCCATACTAACTGCAGCATGCTAAAATTAGCATAGTAATGCTACCATGACTAAGCTTCTAAGTGCAGTACAAATTTACTTAATGGCTCTGACAAAGAAGTGTAAACAAGACAGTCTAAATGTAAGGTCAACTCAAATGGCCTCTGCACTCCAAATAtagattgtttttttaaatatgtgcatTACCGATCATTGCTTTTCACGTCAGCAAACCCCAGCACTGCTTTTTatctacaaaacaaaacacacagagtgATGATATATGACTTTGTGTGCTGACAGTTCCACGGTGCCCAGCAGCTCACTGGCTGGTGTCTTCACCACATCTGTACCAACTACAACAGCATCTGCCGCAAATTTCCCAGAGATATGAAGGCCAAGTCTGCAGGTAACAAACATCTGATCAACCTTTAATGCTCTCCTGTCATTAGTAGCGAACGCcagtgtgagacagagaggagCTAAAGAAAAGATTGTCttgaaaatatttattctgATTCAGAGAACCAAGAATACTTTGAGAAACATCGCTGGCCGCCGGTGTGGTACCTGAAAGAAGACGACCACTACCAAAGGGCACGCAAAGAGCGCGACAAGGAGGACTACCTGTACCAGAGGAGGCAGTGTAAACGCAAGTGGCTCTTCTGGAACCTTCCTTCTTCCCCTAACTCGAACTCTCCATCTTCTGGCTCATCTGCAGTCATCTGACGGAGTGGTAAAGACAGGCCCACTCTGCAGCGCGTCAGTGTGGATGCAAGCTGTAAAAGCTCCAGTCAAACATAAGCGCTGCTGGCTAGATACGCCCCAATTATTCAGGCACACAGTTACATTTACTGTTTGCTTACCTCTGCAGTCAAACAGCACCCCAGGTTTCCAAGCTCAGCTCAGTCTAGCGGTCAAAGTAATGAGTTTTGTTTCTTAGATTTTTAGCTTGTTATACGCGAGACTCAAATCTCAGTGACATGAACCTTACTGACAAACGGTACAGTATATCTGGCGCAAATATCAGCTCACGTGGATTGTTGTGCGTTCTGCCGCCCgagttttaagttttaaaaacaggacTCTGCTGGCACAGAACCTTTCACCTGTGGTCACAGTTGTCATCAGTTACCTTGAACTGATAACCAAGTGCTGCTTATCAGCTGCAACAACCAGCAATTCAACACAGAATTTAAGTCTCAGAGATATAACACTTTGCCCTTAAGTGTTTTTACAATCTACCAAACTATGTGTACAGTATGAGCTCATCAACAGGATGTAACAATAGCATGGCCTACCTGGAAACAGTTACTCCAATCATGCCTGTTATTATCGTGGATGCATAAGTGATAAAATACTGGCAACTTCTACTCATGTATATTTTTGTACAGTCGTTCTATTTTTGAATGTTTGTGTACAGCTTGCATAGCTGAAGGCGATGCAAGCCCGGACACAATCAACTTGTGATTTGTGTCCTCTTGTCACAAAAGGGCTGTCGTTTACATGAATTGATTCAGTGTCCGGAGACACAAGAGATCCAAATCAGAGAAAGAATCAGTCTTTTCCGTAAAATGCCAGCAAAAACAAACCAGATCAATAATATTTACTACGTGTCGTTCGCTGAGGATTTTTATCAGTTCTTCACTGAAGGATTCCGTCAGTTTCCTACAAAGCAGCATTTCTGGAGCCGAAGAGACCACGTGGACTCTGTGACAGCGatgtgtatctctctctctctctggtggtGATTTAGCCTTTAGAGATTGATCTTAGTTGATTAGAGGTTGCAGTGGGATATGTAAGACTCGCGCATGCATGAGGCCTCCTCACGGCCCTTCATGTGAAGTCATCAGTACATCTTCTACACACCCAGCACTTTCTGGACTCTTCtctgcagagacaaacacacacacaagaacctCCAGTATTGGCATCCTTTTGAACAGCGTTAAGGACAGTATGGCATCATGACACActcaagcagatcttcattatttcttttaaagGAACTGGG
It includes:
- the LOC116310244 gene encoding rho-related BTB domain-containing protein 2 isoform X1, producing the protein MEPCFLSRSSTNPMQHFLMLRPQLTDSDMDYERPNVETIKCVVVGDNAVGKTRLICARACNATLTQYQLLATHVPTVWAIDQYRVCQEVLERSRDVVDDVSVSLRLWDTFGDHHKDRRFAYGRSDVVVLCFSIANPNSLYHVKTMWYPEIKHFCPRAPVILVGCQLDLRYADLEAVNRARRPLARPIKSSEILPPERGREVAKELGVPYYETSVVAQFGVKDVFDNAIRAALISRRHLQFWKSHLRNVQRPLLQAPFLPPKPPPPIITVPPPPTTTEEHPAGLLEDPHCADVILVLQERQKIFAHKIYLATSSSKFYDLFIMDMQNEEIEKPPRGPISGRELLMRAASFDVCESSDDGDRANLRACTSDGTLKDSEVARRGRLLSSWSRAFVSIQEELVDDPITYSPRPMTVVHMDQSMQLGPFRAVLRYLYTGQLDENEKELMHIAHIAELLEVFDLRMMVANILNNEAFMNQEITKAFHVRRTNRVKECLAKGTFSDVVFKLDDGTIMAHKPLLISSCDWMAAMFGGPFVESCTKEVLFPNTTRSCMRAVLEYLYTGRFCSRSDLDAMELIVLANRLCLPHLVALTELYTVTVLTEAAMMGADIDGDVLVYLDMAQFHGAQQLTGWCLHHICTNYNSICRKFPRDMKAKSAENQEYFEKHRWPPVWYLKEDDHYQRARKERDKEDYLYQRRQCKRKWLFWNLPSSPNSNSPSSGSSAVI
- the LOC116310244 gene encoding rho-related BTB domain-containing protein 2 isoform X3, which translates into the protein MDYERPNVETIKCVVVGDNAVGKTRLICARACNATLTQYQLLATHVPTVWAIDQYRVCQEVLERSRDVVDDVSVSLRLWDTFGDHHKDRRFAYGRSDVVVLCFSIANPNSLYHVKTMWYPEIKHFCPRAPVILVGCQLDLRYADLEAVNRARRPLARPIKSSEILPPERGREVAKELGVPYYETSVVAQFGVKDVFDNAIRAALISRRHLQFWKSHLRNVQRPLLQAPFLPPKPPPPIITVPPPPTTTEEHPAGLLEDPHCADVILVLQERQKIFAHKIYLATSSSKFYDLFIMDMQNEEIEKPPRGPISGRELLMRAASFDVCESSDDGDRANLRACTSDGTLKDSEVARRGRLLSSWSRAFVSIQEELVDDPITYSPRPMTVVHMDQSMQLGPFRAVLRYLYTGQLDENEKELMHIAHIAELLEVFDLRMMVANILNNEAFMNQEITKAFHVRRTNRVKECLAKGTFSDVVFKLDDGTIMAHKPLLISSCDWMAAMFGGPFVESCTKEVLFPNTTRSCMRAVLEYLYTGRFCSRSDLDAMELIVLANRLCLPHLVALTELYTVTVLTEAAMMGADIDGDVLVYLDMAQFHGAQQLTGWCLHHICTNYNSICRKFPRDMKAKSAENQEYFEKHRWPPVWYLKEDDHYQRARKERDKEDYLYQRRQCKRKWLFWNLPSSPNSNSPSSGSSAVI
- the LOC116310244 gene encoding rho-related BTB domain-containing protein 2 isoform X2, producing MAVSTHEPQLTDSDMDYERPNVETIKCVVVGDNAVGKTRLICARACNATLTQYQLLATHVPTVWAIDQYRVCQEVLERSRDVVDDVSVSLRLWDTFGDHHKDRRFAYGRSDVVVLCFSIANPNSLYHVKTMWYPEIKHFCPRAPVILVGCQLDLRYADLEAVNRARRPLARPIKSSEILPPERGREVAKELGVPYYETSVVAQFGVKDVFDNAIRAALISRRHLQFWKSHLRNVQRPLLQAPFLPPKPPPPIITVPPPPTTTEEHPAGLLEDPHCADVILVLQERQKIFAHKIYLATSSSKFYDLFIMDMQNEEIEKPPRGPISGRELLMRAASFDVCESSDDGDRANLRACTSDGTLKDSEVARRGRLLSSWSRAFVSIQEELVDDPITYSPRPMTVVHMDQSMQLGPFRAVLRYLYTGQLDENEKELMHIAHIAELLEVFDLRMMVANILNNEAFMNQEITKAFHVRRTNRVKECLAKGTFSDVVFKLDDGTIMAHKPLLISSCDWMAAMFGGPFVESCTKEVLFPNTTRSCMRAVLEYLYTGRFCSRSDLDAMELIVLANRLCLPHLVALTELYTVTVLTEAAMMGADIDGDVLVYLDMAQFHGAQQLTGWCLHHICTNYNSICRKFPRDMKAKSAENQEYFEKHRWPPVWYLKEDDHYQRARKERDKEDYLYQRRQCKRKWLFWNLPSSPNSNSPSSGSSAVI